Genomic DNA from Thermoplasmata archaeon:
CGTACATCTATTTCGCACAGAAAGGTCGCCTCGAGTTGGAGGGATTGCGCGAGATTCTAGAGAGCCTAGGGATTGCCTGCGGAAGAATCCATCTGCCGAGCGCCGCTGCGGATCCGGACTATTGGAGATTCTATGTGAGCCGTCGGTCCCACAAGCGCTTCGCCAGAATCATCGGTTCTTGGCACCCTCGTAAGGCGCCCATTCTCCAGGCGATGTCGGGAAGGGCGTCTGCCTAGATGGGGCCGTGGCCCGACCGAGCGCAGCACCACTAGCGGTTCTCCGGCATCTCCTGGATCAGCGCGTACCGGTTGTCGTCGGGGTCGAGGAACTCCGCGTCGATCCCGCCCCACTCCGCCTTCGCGGCCTTCTTTTGGAAGCGCACGCCGCGGCCCGTGAGTCGGTCCTGCACCCCATAGATGTCCTTCGTGGAAAACATGATCGAGGTGTTCTCCCCGATGTGGGCCATGTCGTTCTCGAAGTCCTTCGGGTCCTTGTAGAATTCCGGGTTCGGCGTGAAGGGCGTCAGGGCCGTGCCGCCCGGGGTGAGCCGGTACTCGGTCATCCCCTCCTGGGGCAGCTTCTTGCTCTTCATGCCCAAGGCCTTCGTGAAGAACTCGCCCGCCCGATTCGCGTCGCGGGACGCAATCGTCACGAACTCCAGGGAGCGCAGGCCCGCGCGGCGCACCTTGGGCTTGGGCGGTTCGAACACGAACAGGGCGTTGCCGTCGGGATCGAAGACCGTCGCCATGCCCTCTTCACCCGGGTCCTGCACCTTCACGCCCTTCGCTTTCAGCGTCTCGAGAGTCTTCGCCAAGTTCGTCGTCAGGAACCCGATGCCCGTGACCCCGCCGATTTGCTTGAGCGCGTTCTCGTAGTCGGGACCCCACATCTCGCGTGTCGGCTGCCAGAGGTTCAGGCTGGCATCCTTCCCGCCCTTCGTGGCTCCGAGGGCCAGGTAGCCCATCTTGGGGATGGAAGCGCGGACCGCGAGGCCGAGCTTCTTCGTGTAGAACTCCTTCGCCTTCTTCTGGTCACGCACGAACACACCGACATGGCTGAGCGACTCGATCTTCGCCAACGACGACCGCCTCCCCTTGGCCCGTGTCCCCACGCATCCGGGGCGGTTAAACTTCGCGTCCGCCAAAGGGCTAAGACCCCGAGGCGGTTTCCGCTCCGACCCCATGCCCGATGCGACGCCCGCGGCGCACGGCCGGCCGTGGCACACGCTCTCCGCGTCCGAAGCAGCCTCCGCGATGCGGGCCGACCCCGTCCGCGGCCTGTCGCCCGCGGAAGCGCGGGATCGCTTGGCGACACAGGGTCCGAACCGCCTCCGGGAGAAGGAGCGCGAGGGCTTCTGGGAGGAGTACGCCGAGGAGCTCCGGGAGCCCATGATCTTGCTCCTGCTCGTGACGGGCGTCCTGTACTCGGTCCTGGGCACACTCGAGGACGCGATCACGATCTTCGCGATCATCTTCACCCTGGTGGCTGTCGAGGTGATCAACGAGCAGCGGGCCCACAGGGCCATCGAGGCGCTCCGCGATCTGGCGGAGCCCACCGGCGCGGTGATCCGCGGTGGCAGGCGGGAGGAGATTCCCGTCGAGGCGCTCGTCCCGGGCGATCTCCTGGTCCTCGAGGCGGGCCGCCGCGTGCCCGCGGACGCGCGGCTGATCGGGGCTGCAGGCCTTTCGGTCACCGAGGCCTCGCTGACCGGAGAGTCGGTCCCGGTCGAGAAGGATCCGAACGCCGTGCTCCCGGAGGCCACGCCCCTCGCGGAGCGTCGCAACCTGGTGTTTGCGGGGACCACGGTGGTCCGAGGCCGAGGCACCGCCGTCGTCGTCGGGACGGGCATGGGCACCGAGCTGGGCAAGATCGCGGCCCTCGCCGAGGAGATCGAAGAGCCCAAGACGCCTCTCCAGGTGGCCATGGCGGACCTGACCAAGTACCTCGTCTTCGTCGCGGTGGGCTTCAGCATCCTGGTCCCGCTCCTGGGCTGGCTCCTCGCGAACCAGGACCCGCGGACCATGGTCCTCACGGGGCTCTCCATGGCCTTCGTCACGATTCCCGAGGAGCTGCCCATCCTGATCACCATGGTCCTCGCCCTGGGCGCGTTCCGCCTGTCGCGGCAGCACGCGATTGCCAAGCGGCTTCGTGCCGTGGAGACCCTGGGCGGGGTCACGGTCATCGTCACGGACAAGACGGGCACGCTCACGGAGAACCGGATGCAGGTGACCCGCTTCTTCCCGGAGGGGGCGAAGGCCGCCCTGCTCGAGGCGGGCGTCCTCTGCAACGACGCGAGCCTCGACGGAGGCTCGGGACACGGGGACCCCCTGGAGGTCGCGCTGCTCCGCGCCGCCGAGGACGCGGGGATCGCCGCGGGTCCGTTGCGGAACGCCCATCCCTTGCGGGACGAGTACTCGTTCGACAACGAGCGGAAGCGGATGTCCGTGGTCTGCTCGGAGGATGGCGGCCTGCGGGTCGTGGCCAAGGGCGCCCCGGAATCCCTCCTGGCCGCAT
This window encodes:
- a CDS encoding VOC family protein, with amino-acid sequence MAKIESLSHVGVFVRDQKKAKEFYTKKLGLAVRASIPKMGYLALGATKGGKDASLNLWQPTREMWGPDYENALKQIGGVTGIGFLTTNLAKTLETLKAKGVKVQDPGEEGMATVFDPDGNALFVFEPPKPKVRRAGLRSLEFVTIASRDANRAGEFFTKALGMKSKKLPQEGMTEYRLTPGGTALTPFTPNPEFYKDPKDFENDMAHIGENTSIMFSTKDIYGVQDRLTGRGVRFQKKAAKAEWGGIDAEFLDPDDNRYALIQEMPENR
- a CDS encoding cation-translocating P-type ATPase — translated: MPDATPAAHGRPWHTLSASEAASAMRADPVRGLSPAEARDRLATQGPNRLREKEREGFWEEYAEELREPMILLLLVTGVLYSVLGTLEDAITIFAIIFTLVAVEVINEQRAHRAIEALRDLAEPTGAVIRGGRREEIPVEALVPGDLLVLEAGRRVPADARLIGAAGLSVTEASLTGESVPVEKDPNAVLPEATPLAERRNLVFAGTTVVRGRGTAVVVGTGMGTELGKIAALAEEIEEPKTPLQVAMADLTKYLVFVAVGFSILVPLLGWLLANQDPRTMVLTGLSMAFVTIPEELPILITMVLALGAFRLSRQHAIAKRLRAVETLGGVTVIVTDKTGTLTENRMQVTRFFPEGAKAALLEAGVLCNDASLDGGSGHGDPLEVALLRAAEDAGIAAGPLRNAHPLRDEYSFDNERKRMSVVCSEDGGLRVVAKGAPESLLAACSQRWTADGVVPLTDANRLLILSSASGLAGSGQRVLGLGEKRVPGTVLPASQVESDLVFLGLLGLSDPPRPEAKPSIDACRAAGVRPVMVTGDHPLTAQAIAAQIGLDGGRVITGPELDALPDAKLQEVIRDVSVYARTTPEHKLRIVKAFRSSGQRVAVTGDGINDAPALAAADIGVAMGETGTDVAREAADLVLADDNFATIVRAVSEGRILFANLRKAVRYYLACKVAVVGITLLPVLLRVPIPFAPIQLIVLELFMDLAASATFVAEPPESDLMRQPPRDPQERFMSRPMVASIFTSAAGLFLAVSGAYLFTYYSGATLAVAQTTAFVTWLLGHVFLALNLRSEREPLVRLGLLSNRLMIIWGGAAILFALFASFTPGVQSVLRTASLGAPQWALALALALLGTFWIELRKWLVPVRPPEPAGLRSS